The sequence GTGGCCGAGAACATCAGCGTGTGATGATCGGCCGAGAGCGACTCGAATATCTCGTTGATACTGTCTGAGAAGCCCATATTCAGCATCTCATCAGCCTCGTCGAGCACAATGTTAGTTACCTGCTCCAGGCGGGCAATGCCGCGATGCATCAGGTCAACCAGTCGGCCTGGTGTGGCCACGATAATCTCCACACCCTTTTTCAGAGCACGCATCTGCGGCTCGATGGCAGCGCCACCATACACGGCCTCTACATGCACGCCATCCATATATTTGGCAAAGTCGCGCAGGTCGTCGGCTATCTGCAGGCACAGCTCACGTGTTGGCGAGAGCACCAGTGCCTGTGTGTAGCGCTGCGTTGTGTCGATGCGCTCAAGCAATGGAATGCCGAACGCTGCTGTTTTTCCGGTACCAGTCTGGGCCAGGGCTATCACATCATTTTCGTTGCCCAGCAGGTATGGTATTACCGCCTCTTGTACAGGCATCGGATGTACAAACCCTAACTCTTCGATGGCTTTGCGAATCTGCTCGCAAACGCCTAATTCTTCAAATGTCTTCATTAAATAAATTTATCTTACTACTTCTGTAAATTCTGGCTTGCCGCCCTTTTCTACGGTTACGTAGATGGTAGCGGTGGCCTCTTTGCCGTTCATGCCGCGACTTTTTACCTTAAACTCATAGTCGGTGCCATCGGGCGTTTCGCGCTTACCTACTGTCTGAGGTGTGCCGAGAGGGAACTGATAGCTCGAGCAGGCGGCGTCAAACAGCGCCTTCTCGGCATCGGTTACGGGCTTCTGTGCTGTATAGGCTGGCAGGGCTTTTACTGCGCCCTTCTTGTAGCCGTTCTCTGTCAGGAAACGGTTCAGCTCTTTGGCTGCTTTAGCCACGCGGGCTGTACGTACGCCATAGCCCTGGGCAATCTTGGCCTTGGGCAGTGCCTTCTTCAGGTCGGCCGATGATGTGTTCAGTCCGCCGCTGCCAAAGGTGCAGAAGGGCACAATCGTCTTACCTGGAAAATCCTGCCCGTTCAGCAGTGTTACAATCGGGTTGGCATAGGTGCCATACCAGATGGGGTATCCTAAAAAGATGACATCGTACTTGCTCAAGTCGCTCTTGAGGGGCTTGATGGCGGGCCACTCACCGTTTTGGCGCTCTTTGTTGCCACGCTGTACGGTAGCCTGAAAATCGCCTGTATAAGGCTCAACAGCCTCTACGGCTTCGATGTCAGCACCCAGTTGTTTCTGGATTTCCTCGGCTACGGTCTTGGTTGTACCATTCTCTGAGTAGTAAAGCACCAGCTTCTGCTGTGCATAACTCGTTGCAATGCCTGTAATCATTGCCAATGATAAAAATAGTTTTCGCATAATAATTTTGTATAATTGTCTATAATCGTTTGCAAAGATACAAAATAATTTGTAATTTTGCAAGCATTATGAAAATATGTGTGTTTTGTTCTGCCAACGAGCAGATTGATGCCGAGTTTTTTACGCTTACGGCCGAGCTTGGCAAGTGGGCGGCTGAGAGTGGTCATAGCATCGTGTATGGCGGTGTTAACCAGGGCCTGATGGAGTGTGTGGCCAAGGCTGCCAAAACGGCTGGCGGCCGTACCATCGGTGTGGTGCCTACCAAGGTAGAAGAAACGGGACGCACCAGCGATTACGTAGAGATAGAGATACCTTGCGATAACCTGACCGACCGCAAGCAGCTGATGATGGACCAGAGCGACGTGTTTATCGCCCTGCCTGGCGGCATCGGCACGCTCGATGAGGTGTTTACTGTTGCCGCATCGGCCACCATCGGCTATCACCACAAGCCTGTTATCCTTTATAACATGAAAGGCTTCTGGGATCAGTTGATAGCCCTGATGGACGATCTGCAGGCCCGCGGCATGATTCGCGGCGATTGGCACCAGTACATCAAAGTGGCCAACAGCTTAGACGACATCAAAACTCTTTGCAGTTGCTAAGCAACTCAAAAAGCCCCCAAGAGTTTTTGGGACTCTTGAGGGCTTCTTAAGGTTTACAGGCTGCCCACACAACTGGTGGCGCCCAGGGCCGTTACAATCGCAGTGGCGATGCTGGCAATCATCTGTAGGATGAACTTCATGGTTTCTTTCTTACTCATAATGGTTAATGTTTAATGTTTAATGTTTAATGTTTAATCTTTAATGTTTAATGTTTAATCTTTAATGTTTCATGTTAAGCGGGGGGCCTAAGCCCCAGCCGCTAATCGCCGATGGGTTCTTTACTGCCGCCGCCGGTGTTGCCACCCTGATTGCCGCTACCCGAACCTCCACCGTTCGAGGGCTGATTGCCGCTTGGATTGGTGGGCTCATCATCTTCATCTTTGTAGTCGGTGAAGTTCTTAGGCAACTCGGTTACGTTACCAGCCTTGGTAAGCTCCTGTCGGGTAAACTCGCCAGTGGCACGGGCGCGCAGGTACACGCTGTCGATGTGCTTGGTGGTCGAGAAATCCTCGCTCTTCAGGGCACCGCCCTTGGCAGTCTCGATACCTGCCGAGAAGATAGCCAGGTTAGGCAGCTTAACGGCCTTGCCCTCCAGCACCAACTCGCGGATACATTCTACCATGTCGGTCAGCATACCCTTGATGGCTCCCTTAGAGTAGGGCGTGTTGTGGCTCGACATGTGCTTGGCCAGCTCGTCCAGATCGATGGTTTTGCCGATGGTAACGGCGCGTGCAAACCAACGTCCGTAAACGGCACTCTGCTTGTTCTTGTTCTGATACTTACGATAAAATACACTCATAATGGTTAAAATTTAAATGGTTAATACTAATGTTGTTTTGACGATGCAAAGGTACAACATTTTTGGTGCGAAACC is a genomic window of Xylanibacter ruminicola 23 containing:
- a CDS encoding flavodoxin — its product is MRKLFLSLAMITGIATSYAQQKLVLYYSENGTTKTVAEEIQKQLGADIEAVEAVEPYTGDFQATVQRGNKERQNGEWPAIKPLKSDLSKYDVIFLGYPIWYGTYANPIVTLLNGQDFPGKTIVPFCTFGSGGLNTSSADLKKALPKAKIAQGYGVRTARVAKAAKELNRFLTENGYKKGAVKALPAYTAQKPVTDAEKALFDAACSSYQFPLGTPQTVGKRETPDGTDYEFKVKSRGMNGKEATATIYVTVEKGGKPEFTEVVR
- a CDS encoding TIGR00730 family Rossman fold protein; protein product: MKICVFCSANEQIDAEFFTLTAELGKWAAESGHSIVYGGVNQGLMECVAKAAKTAGGRTIGVVPTKVEETGRTSDYVEIEIPCDNLTDRKQLMMDQSDVFIALPGGIGTLDEVFTVAASATIGYHHKPVILYNMKGFWDQLIALMDDLQARGMIRGDWHQYIKVANSLDDIKTLCSC
- a CDS encoding smalltalk protein; the protein is MSKKETMKFILQMIASIATAIVTALGATSCVGSL